A part of Planctomycetia bacterium genomic DNA contains:
- a CDS encoding Tm-1-like ATP-binding domain-containing protein yields MPYVYAIATMDTKGEELAYTAELLRRAGVEVAVVDVGTHGPPIGFELLAGDMKRVPREVVAASVSEQVLGFADRGAAVSAMSLALTNYLTAEHAAGRLAGAIGLGGGGTALIAPALRALPIGVPKLLISTMASGNVAPYVGSTDLAMLYSVVDVAGLNSVSRRILANGAHALAGMVKFADSSSSPATTLQTPSTRRSRTVAMTMFGVTTTCVDGIRRSLEARGEDCLVFHATGSGDRAMENLVRSQLIDGVIDATTTAVADEVVGGVLACGPERFDAILAARLPYVVSLGALDMVNFGARETVPERFAERKLHVHNAQVTLMRTTAEECRAIARWIAAKLNRSTAPLTILIPERGLSALDAEGMAFYDRAADAALFDELEHRLLTTAERRIVRLPLHINDPEFGAALTAEWLALACEVNSPSVR; encoded by the coding sequence ATGCCGTACGTCTACGCCATCGCGACGATGGATACGAAAGGGGAAGAGCTCGCTTACACGGCCGAGCTTTTGCGCCGCGCGGGAGTCGAAGTCGCCGTGGTCGATGTCGGCACGCATGGCCCACCGATCGGCTTCGAGCTGCTCGCCGGCGACATGAAGCGCGTGCCGCGCGAAGTCGTCGCAGCGAGCGTCTCCGAGCAGGTACTAGGCTTCGCCGATCGCGGCGCAGCGGTGTCGGCGATGTCGCTCGCTTTGACGAACTATCTCACCGCCGAACATGCCGCCGGTCGACTTGCCGGAGCGATCGGGCTCGGCGGCGGCGGAACCGCGCTCATCGCGCCGGCCCTGCGTGCGCTCCCGATCGGCGTGCCGAAGCTGCTCATCTCGACGATGGCCTCGGGCAATGTCGCCCCCTATGTCGGCTCGACCGATCTCGCCATGCTCTACTCCGTGGTCGACGTCGCCGGTTTGAACTCCGTCTCGCGACGTATTCTTGCGAACGGCGCGCACGCGCTCGCCGGCATGGTGAAGTTCGCCGACTCTTCATCATCACCGGCCACCACGCTGCAAACGCCGTCGACGAGGCGATCTCGAACCGTTGCTATGACGATGTTCGGCGTCACGACGACTTGCGTCGACGGCATCCGCCGCTCGCTCGAGGCACGTGGCGAAGACTGTCTTGTCTTTCATGCGACCGGTTCCGGCGATCGGGCCATGGAAAACCTCGTGCGCTCCCAACTCATCGACGGCGTGATCGACGCCACGACGACCGCCGTGGCCGATGAAGTGGTCGGCGGCGTGCTCGCGTGTGGGCCCGAGCGGTTCGATGCGATCTTGGCGGCGCGCTTGCCGTATGTCGTGAGTCTCGGCGCGCTCGACATGGTAAACTTCGGCGCTCGTGAAACGGTGCCCGAGCGGTTCGCGGAGCGAAAGTTGCACGTCCACAATGCGCAAGTCACGTTGATGCGCACGACGGCCGAAGAGTGCCGCGCCATCGCTCGTTGGATCGCGGCGAAGCTCAATCGTTCGACCGCGCCGCTGACGATTTTGATCCCGGAGCGCGGGCTTTCGGCCCTCGATGCCGAAGGAATGGCGTTTTACGATCGCGCGGCCGACGCGGCGCTCTTCGACGAGCTTGAGCATCGACTCCTGACGACGGCCGAGCGCCGTATCGTCCGACTGCCGCTGCACATCAACGATCCCGAATTCGGCGCGGCGCTGACGGCCGAATGGCTCGCGCTCGCCTGCGAAGTTAATTCGCCGAGCGTTCGCTGA
- a CDS encoding DUF3467 domain-containing protein gives MAEQERKPDPASQRPTTEIQIDDSKVAALYANFCRVTGTPEELVVDFSLNAAPAEQLTGPIVLSQRIVLSFFTAKRLFQALGMSLQRHEQAFGPIETNVQKRVVPQQQPRPNS, from the coding sequence ATGGCAGAACAAGAACGGAAGCCCGACCCGGCCTCGCAACGGCCGACGACGGAAATCCAGATCGACGATTCGAAAGTCGCGGCGCTTTATGCGAACTTCTGCCGCGTTACCGGAACGCCCGAGGAGTTGGTGGTCGATTTTTCGTTGAATGCCGCCCCTGCCGAGCAACTCACGGGCCCGATCGTGTTGTCGCAACGGATCGTGCTGAGTTTCTTTACCGCCAAACGCCTCTTCCAAGCGCTCGGCATGTCGCTCCAGCGACACGAACAAGCGTTCGGTCCGATTGAAACGAATGTGCAAAAGCGGGTCGTGCCGCAACAGCAGCCACGACCGAACTCGTAG
- a CDS encoding phosphoenolpyruvate hydrolase family protein, with the protein MPNPWTGKGNPYTREEVRARLQAALDRGEPLIAAGAGTGISAKFIERGGADLIIVYNSGRYRMAGHGSTAGLMSYGDANAVAMEIGEFEVLPVVEEVPVICGVHGSDPRRRMWHWLLQVKAMGFSGVNNFPTHCIVDGNFRQILEETGMSVRKEFEMIALARKMELFTITYVSTPDEARAMAEAGADAIIAHVGTTIGGSIGVVGATCTLDDAVARTQAVIDAARSVRDDIFYLCHGGPIATPDDAAEVLRRTDAVGFVGASSLERMAVEQPLVEITRKFKGIKRGD; encoded by the coding sequence ATGCCGAATCCTTGGACCGGAAAAGGAAACCCCTACACGCGCGAGGAAGTGCGGGCCCGACTGCAAGCCGCGCTGGATCGAGGAGAGCCGCTCATTGCCGCCGGAGCGGGAACCGGTATCTCGGCGAAGTTCATCGAGCGGGGCGGGGCCGATCTCATCATCGTTTACAACTCCGGCCGCTATCGGATGGCCGGCCACGGCTCGACCGCCGGCCTCATGTCGTACGGCGATGCGAATGCCGTGGCGATGGAAATCGGCGAGTTCGAAGTGCTGCCGGTCGTCGAAGAGGTGCCCGTCATTTGCGGCGTGCATGGGAGCGACCCGCGCCGGCGCATGTGGCATTGGCTCTTGCAAGTGAAAGCGATGGGCTTCTCGGGCGTGAACAATTTTCCTACCCATTGCATCGTCGACGGCAACTTCCGTCAAATCTTAGAAGAGACCGGCATGAGCGTGCGCAAAGAGTTCGAGATGATCGCGCTCGCACGAAAGATGGAGCTGTTCACGATCACCTATGTGTCGACCCCGGACGAAGCTCGCGCCATGGCCGAGGCAGGTGCCGATGCGATCATCGCGCACGTCGGCACGACGATCGGCGGGTCGATCGGAGTCGTCGGGGCGACGTGTACGTTGGACGATGCGGTCGCGCGGACGCAAGCCGTGATCGATGCGGCGCGCAGCGTGCGCGACGACATTTTCTATCTCTGCCACGGCGGCCCGATCGCCACACCGGACGATGCCGCGGAAGTGCTGCGGCGCACCGACGCCGTCGGCTTCGTCGGGGCCTCGAGCTTGGAACGGATGGCGGTCGAACAGCCGCTGGTCGAAATTACGCGAAAGTTCAAGGGGATCAAGAGAGGCGATTGA
- a CDS encoding type II toxin-antitoxin system mRNA interferase toxin, RelE/StbE family: protein MKRAILQSKSFARASKAYLKTHPKSADAIEDVLNLLAADAYDPRLRTHKLQGRFDGYWSCSAGYDLRVLFQFVTHNGEETILLLSLGTHDEVY, encoded by the coding sequence GTGAAGCGAGCGATTCTACAGTCCAAGTCTTTCGCCCGCGCCTCGAAAGCTTATCTCAAGACGCACCCTAAGAGTGCTGACGCAATTGAAGACGTTCTGAATCTCCTCGCGGCCGATGCGTACGACCCGCGCCTTCGCACCCACAAGCTACAGGGGCGCTTTGACGGTTATTGGTCGTGCAGCGCCGGCTATGATCTTCGGGTCTTGTTTCAGTTCGTAACTCATAACGGTGAGGAAACGATCCTTCTCCTCTCGCTGGGTACGCATGACGAGGTCTATTGA
- a CDS encoding tetratricopeptide repeat protein — protein MSQGLESGIKQLALSNSPLSPAEVKQAMQAVSTDMTNFRALADAVNELEVNENPTPAQKVRLGICYYLLGRNRLATSTLSSADGSALAYFYLGKAKFSQGDHRAADEAFQQAAKGGFPHDDVTLARADALRNAGDAKGALTLLDSLSGAVEQTAEYLYQRGATVGVLGGNPTEVVALLERAVELDPGHPGALFGLGMENDRRGNDEYALDLYQRAAVRFPTHVGALLNLGILYEDRLQFEKARQCYQRILDAYPNDPRARLFLKDAQASSDMFYDEDAQRKRDRMSQVLGIPVTDFELSVRSRNCLQKMGIMTLGDLTRCTEQELLGSKNFGETSLNEIKEMMTSKGLELGQLAHEKSHPTTTYEPEALSPDEQALLSKSIADLNLSVRARKCMVRLNIQTVGELIRRTGDEMLECKNFGVTSLNEVREKLTQYGIKLRGD, from the coding sequence ATGTCGCAAGGCTTGGAATCGGGTATCAAGCAGTTGGCACTTTCGAACAGTCCGCTGTCGCCTGCCGAAGTGAAGCAGGCCATGCAAGCGGTCTCGACCGACATGACGAACTTTCGCGCCTTGGCCGATGCGGTCAACGAGCTGGAAGTGAACGAGAACCCGACCCCGGCCCAAAAGGTTCGGCTCGGCATCTGCTACTACCTGCTCGGCCGCAATCGCTTGGCGACGTCGACCTTGAGCAGTGCCGACGGCAGCGCGCTGGCCTACTTCTATCTCGGCAAGGCGAAGTTCTCCCAAGGAGATCACCGCGCGGCCGACGAAGCCTTCCAACAAGCAGCCAAGGGGGGCTTCCCGCACGACGATGTCACGCTCGCCCGAGCCGATGCGCTGCGCAACGCCGGCGATGCCAAGGGGGCGCTCACGTTGCTCGATTCTCTCTCCGGCGCGGTCGAGCAAACGGCCGAATATCTCTATCAACGCGGAGCCACGGTCGGCGTGCTCGGCGGCAACCCGACGGAAGTCGTCGCGCTGCTGGAACGGGCCGTCGAACTCGATCCCGGCCATCCGGGGGCATTGTTCGGCCTCGGCATGGAGAACGATCGCCGCGGCAACGATGAATACGCCTTGGATCTCTACCAACGTGCGGCCGTTCGCTTCCCGACGCATGTCGGAGCGCTCTTGAACCTCGGCATCTTGTATGAAGATCGCTTGCAGTTCGAGAAGGCTCGCCAGTGTTATCAGCGCATTCTCGATGCGTATCCGAACGATCCTCGGGCTCGGCTCTTTTTGAAAGATGCCCAAGCTTCGAGCGATATGTTCTACGATGAAGATGCGCAGCGCAAGCGCGACCGGATGAGCCAAGTGCTCGGCATCCCGGTCACCGACTTCGAGCTTTCGGTTCGAAGCCGCAACTGCCTGCAAAAGATGGGGATCATGACCCTCGGCGATCTCACTCGCTGCACCGAGCAAGAGTTGCTCGGCAGCAAGAACTTCGGCGAGACGAGCCTCAACGAAATCAAAGAGATGATGACGTCGAAGGGGCTGGAGCTCGGACAACTCGCGCACGAGAAGTCGCACCCGACGACGACGTACGAACCGGAAGCGCTGAGCCCGGACGAGCAAGCGTTGCTCAGCAAGAGCATCGCCGACTTGAACCTTTCGGTTCGGGCCCGCAAGTGCATGGTCCGTTTGAATATCCAAACCGTCGGCGAGTTGATCCGCCGCACCGGCGACGAGATGCTCGAATGCAAGAACTTCGGCGTGACGAGCCTCAACGAAGTCCGTGAAAAACTCACGCAATACGGCATCAAGCTCCGTGGAGACTGA
- a CDS encoding preprotein translocase subunit SecA → MRRLLTAWRLATWRRKVVPAVHARGARLADLEAEALRKESRSVGYRLKCGEPIHKLVPDAFALVCEAARRTIGLTPYDVQLLGGMALLDRAVIEMQTGEGKTLTALLPAYVRSLAGKGMHVATANDYLAARDAETMLPVYQALGLTVGTVTADTPPPQRRAAYRCDITYGTAKEFGFDFLRDRLTSRTETEAGRRHNELSPGTDSPFLQRPAYCMLVDEADSILIDEASTPLVIGGPRSAGSARQEACYRWSASITAQLAEGTDFISEQRPRRIELTAVGRRHVRELPKPVAATEISLSMLYEFVERALRVERDYLRDRHYVVRENPKERRLEVVIIDEFTGRPGEGRRWQDGIHEAIEAKEKLEIQFNEGQAARVTVQDFFGRYPLLCGMSGTAAPSRGEFRGIYKADVVTIPTHRPSRRLLLPARVLGTTEAKWRAVVEEVRELHAVGRPVLIGTRSIDKSHQLSTLLTEGGIAHEVLNAYRLAEEARIIAQAGECGRVTVATNMAGRGTDIHLSAETVALGGLHVIGTELHEAQRIDRQLIGRCGRQGDPGSFRQFLALDDDILKSGFGEAKAERIKQVGASATGPLESWLPRFRTAQRTLETRQVTGRKMLLHQEQQRRKSFGEMGLDVYLDAPG, encoded by the coding sequence ATGCGCCGACTTCTCACCGCCTGGCGATTAGCTACCTGGCGCCGCAAGGTGGTGCCCGCGGTCCATGCTCGCGGCGCTCGACTCGCCGATCTCGAGGCCGAAGCGCTCCGGAAGGAAAGCCGGTCGGTAGGCTATCGGCTCAAGTGCGGCGAGCCGATTCACAAACTCGTTCCCGACGCGTTCGCACTTGTGTGTGAAGCGGCCCGGCGGACGATCGGCCTGACTCCTTACGACGTGCAACTCCTCGGCGGCATGGCGCTGTTGGATCGCGCAGTCATCGAGATGCAAACCGGCGAAGGGAAGACCCTCACGGCTTTGCTTCCTGCTTACGTGCGCTCGCTCGCCGGCAAGGGCATGCACGTCGCCACGGCCAACGATTACCTCGCCGCGCGCGATGCCGAAACGATGCTGCCGGTCTATCAAGCGCTCGGGCTCACGGTCGGCACGGTCACTGCCGATACGCCGCCGCCGCAACGGCGCGCCGCTTACCGCTGCGACATTACTTACGGCACGGCGAAGGAGTTCGGCTTCGATTTTCTTCGCGATCGTCTCACCTCGCGCACCGAAACGGAAGCCGGTCGACGGCACAACGAACTCTCGCCGGGCACCGACTCGCCGTTTCTGCAGCGCCCCGCGTATTGCATGCTCGTCGACGAGGCCGACAGCATCCTGATCGACGAAGCGAGCACGCCGCTCGTGATCGGCGGACCACGCTCGGCCGGGAGTGCGAGGCAGGAAGCTTGTTATCGTTGGAGCGCCTCGATTACGGCGCAACTCGCGGAAGGAACCGACTTCATCAGCGAGCAGCGACCGCGCCGCATCGAGCTCACGGCCGTCGGACGTCGGCATGTGCGCGAGTTGCCGAAGCCCGTCGCGGCGACCGAAATTTCATTGTCGATGCTCTACGAGTTCGTCGAGAGGGCCTTGCGCGTCGAGCGCGACTATTTGCGCGACCGGCATTATGTCGTGCGCGAGAATCCGAAAGAGCGCCGTTTGGAGGTCGTGATCATCGACGAATTCACCGGCCGACCGGGCGAAGGGCGCCGTTGGCAAGACGGCATCCATGAAGCGATCGAAGCGAAAGAGAAGTTGGAGATTCAATTCAACGAAGGACAAGCGGCCCGCGTCACCGTGCAAGATTTCTTCGGTCGCTATCCGCTGCTCTGCGGCATGTCGGGCACGGCGGCACCCTCGCGCGGCGAGTTCCGCGGGATCTACAAAGCCGATGTCGTAACGATTCCGACGCACCGGCCGAGCCGCCGCTTGCTGTTGCCGGCCCGCGTGCTGGGGACGACCGAAGCGAAGTGGCGGGCCGTGGTCGAGGAAGTGCGCGAGTTGCATGCCGTCGGCCGGCCGGTGCTGATCGGTACGCGCTCGATCGATAAATCACACCAACTCTCGACGCTGCTGACCGAGGGCGGCATTGCGCACGAAGTGCTCAACGCTTATCGCTTGGCGGAAGAAGCACGGATCATCGCGCAGGCCGGCGAGTGCGGCCGAGTCACGGTCGCCACGAACATGGCCGGCCGGGGGACCGATATTCATTTGAGTGCGGAGACGGTCGCGCTCGGCGGCTTGCATGTCATCGGCACGGAGTTGCACGAAGCCCAGCGGATCGATCGGCAACTCATCGGCCGCTGCGGCCGGCAAGGAGATCCCGGCTCGTTCCGCCAGTTCCTCGCCCTCGACGACGACATCCTAAAATCCGGCTTCGGCGAAGCGAAAGCGGAGCGAATCAAACAAGTCGGCGCATCGGCAACCGGCCCGCTGGAAAGCTGGCTCCCCCGCTTCCGCACGGCCCAACGAACGCTGGAGACCCGCCAAGTGACCGGGCGAAAGATGCTGCTACATCAGGAACAGCAAAGGCGTAAGTCGTTCGGAGAAATGGGGTTGGACGTTTATCTGGATGCTCCGGGGTAA
- a CDS encoding sodium-dependent bicarbonate transport family permease, with protein sequence MLQDFLTNVSHNLFKPLLLFFYAGFAIPLLRVKFEFPKVLYQGLTIYLLLAIGWHGGEELAGLEPEMYGQAAGFMVVGFFTNLIIGIVAFASLRAFTKLRKIDAATVAGYYGSDSAGTFVTCLGVMTAANIAFAPYMPVMLAIMEIPGCLVALFIVSKMRNSGMDALGNMPGEEGFSRFNRADGTKLPAALDEELDEVVLAEDEELVAAGSTTKYGSGSGNDVRRGRGNGANHGGSLPDDEEVSQSKKERQQALDAEDDIALRSGDSKDGKPGDKKAPLFSGELLHEVFLNPGIYLLFAGIAIGFISRLQGAKVIAANDMLFNNLFQGMLSLFLLEMGMTAARKLKDLKAGGWQFVAFALIAPNVFATFGMIVAHFYGIFSGHPLEQGTYVLFAVLCGAASYIALPAVQRMAIPEASPTLPLAASLGLTFSYNVTIGIPVYMEIAKMLMRSSA encoded by the coding sequence ATGCTACAAGACTTCCTCACGAACGTTTCGCACAACCTCTTCAAGCCGTTGCTGCTGTTCTTCTATGCAGGCTTCGCGATTCCGCTTTTGAGGGTGAAGTTCGAGTTCCCGAAGGTGCTCTATCAAGGACTCACGATCTATCTCTTGCTCGCGATCGGCTGGCACGGCGGAGAAGAGCTCGCCGGCTTGGAACCGGAAATGTACGGTCAAGCCGCCGGCTTCATGGTCGTCGGGTTCTTCACGAACCTGATCATCGGCATCGTCGCCTTCGCCTCGTTGCGGGCCTTCACGAAGCTCCGCAAGATCGACGCCGCGACGGTCGCCGGCTACTACGGCTCCGACTCGGCCGGTACGTTCGTCACCTGCCTCGGCGTGATGACGGCCGCCAATATCGCTTTCGCTCCTTACATGCCCGTGATGCTCGCCATCATGGAAATCCCGGGCTGTCTCGTCGCCTTGTTCATCGTGTCGAAGATGCGTAACTCCGGCATGGACGCTCTCGGCAACATGCCGGGCGAAGAAGGTTTCAGTCGCTTCAACCGCGCCGACGGCACGAAGCTTCCCGCCGCTCTCGACGAAGAGCTGGACGAAGTCGTGTTGGCGGAAGACGAAGAACTCGTCGCCGCCGGTTCGACGACGAAGTACGGCTCGGGCAGCGGCAACGACGTCCGTCGCGGTCGGGGCAACGGCGCCAACCACGGCGGCTCGCTGCCCGACGATGAAGAAGTTTCCCAGTCGAAGAAGGAACGCCAACAAGCTCTCGACGCCGAAGACGACATCGCCCTCCGCTCGGGCGATTCCAAGGACGGCAAACCGGGCGACAAGAAAGCCCCGCTCTTCAGCGGCGAGCTCCTGCACGAAGTGTTTCTCAATCCGGGCATCTATCTCTTGTTCGCCGGTATCGCCATCGGCTTCATCAGCCGGCTGCAAGGCGCGAAGGTGATCGCGGCCAACGACATGCTCTTCAATAACTTGTTCCAAGGCATGCTCTCGCTCTTCTTGTTGGAAATGGGCATGACCGCCGCTCGCAAGCTGAAAGACCTCAAGGCCGGCGGCTGGCAGTTCGTCGCGTTCGCTCTAATCGCTCCGAACGTGTTCGCCACCTTCGGCATGATCGTCGCCCACTTTTACGGCATCTTCTCCGGTCACCCGCTCGAACAAGGAACGTATGTGCTGTTCGCCGTGCTGTGCGGTGCGGCGTCGTACATCGCTCTTCCGGCCGTGCAACGGATGGCGATCCCCGAAGCCAGCCCGACGCTCCCGCTCGCCGCTTCGCTCGGTCTGACGTTCTCCTACAACGTCACGATCGGCATCCCGGTCTATATGGAGATCGCGAAGATGCTCATGCGATCTTCGGCCTAA
- a CDS encoding sigma-54 dependent transcriptional regulator, producing MIQTLLIVDDEPNIRLSLQESLATDKLTIVTAPNAKVGIEMVKLHRPDAVLLDVRLPDISGLDAYDRIREIDSRIPVIMMTAFSKTDTAIDAMRRGAFDYLIKPVDFRQLQASLSKALEMSRLSHVPARLTEGEEDVPLDADRIVGFAPAMQEVYKTIGRVASQDATVLILGESGTGKELVARAIYHYSSRNQKPFLAINCAALSETLLESELFGHERGAFTGADQRRIGKFEQVNGGTIFLDEIGDMSPATQAKALRLLQQQQFERVGGNVTIQTDVRIITATNCDLAQLVEEGKFRRDLFYRLNGFTIKLPRLQDRREDIPVLAEHFLKRFNRELKKRIRAITLEALELLQRHSWPGNIRELESAVRYAMVRTTGEIITADSLPDVCRVRATPAAGSTFILESGVKDGATEIGMPLSPGNPLPTNASSSSNGKVSQVEPASANAAGVHGPNHNSGDVPLDLAALTRNLLADESTNVYREVGNKVDRIVLEMVMRYAEGNQQLAAEYLGISRMTLRTKLRALGMLSERSAN from the coding sequence ATGATTCAAACGTTGCTTATCGTCGACGACGAACCGAACATCCGACTGAGCCTGCAAGAGAGCCTTGCCACGGACAAGCTCACGATCGTCACGGCTCCGAATGCGAAAGTCGGAATCGAGATGGTGAAGCTTCATCGTCCCGACGCCGTACTGCTCGACGTACGGCTGCCCGACATCTCGGGCCTCGATGCGTACGATCGGATTCGCGAGATCGATTCGCGCATTCCCGTGATTATGATGACGGCGTTCTCGAAGACCGATACGGCGATCGATGCGATGCGCCGCGGCGCGTTCGACTACTTGATCAAACCGGTCGATTTTCGTCAGTTGCAAGCGTCGTTGTCGAAGGCGCTGGAGATGAGCCGGTTGAGCCACGTTCCGGCGCGGCTGACCGAGGGAGAGGAAGACGTACCGCTCGATGCCGATCGGATCGTCGGCTTCGCACCCGCGATGCAAGAAGTTTACAAGACGATCGGTCGCGTGGCCTCGCAAGATGCGACGGTGTTGATCCTCGGCGAAAGCGGCACCGGCAAAGAGCTCGTCGCCCGCGCGATCTACCACTACAGCAGTCGTAATCAGAAGCCGTTTCTCGCGATCAATTGCGCGGCCCTCTCGGAGACGTTGCTGGAAAGCGAGTTGTTCGGTCACGAGCGCGGAGCGTTCACCGGAGCCGATCAACGGCGGATCGGCAAGTTCGAGCAAGTGAACGGCGGCACGATCTTTCTCGATGAAATCGGCGACATGAGCCCCGCGACGCAAGCCAAAGCACTAAGGCTTTTGCAACAGCAGCAGTTCGAGCGGGTCGGCGGCAACGTCACGATTCAGACCGACGTCCGGATCATCACGGCGACGAATTGCGACTTGGCGCAACTGGTCGAAGAAGGAAAATTCCGCCGCGACTTATTTTATCGCTTGAACGGCTTCACGATCAAACTTCCTCGCTTGCAAGATCGACGCGAAGATATTCCGGTCTTGGCCGAGCACTTTCTGAAGCGGTTCAATCGGGAGTTGAAGAAGCGAATCCGCGCGATCACGCTCGAAGCGCTGGAGTTGCTGCAGCGCCATTCGTGGCCCGGCAACATTCGCGAGTTGGAGAGCGCCGTCCGCTATGCGATGGTGCGCACGACCGGAGAGATCATCACTGCCGATTCGCTGCCCGACGTTTGTCGCGTCCGCGCGACGCCCGCGGCGGGCTCGACCTTCATTCTCGAAAGCGGCGTGAAAGACGGCGCGACCGAAATCGGAATGCCGCTCTCGCCCGGCAATCCGCTGCCGACGAACGCATCGTCGTCGTCCAACGGCAAGGTTTCGCAGGTCGAGCCGGCTTCCGCAAACGCCGCGGGTGTACATGGTCCGAATCACAACAGCGGCGACGTGCCGCTCGATCTCGCCGCGCTGACCCGGAACCTTCTGGCCGATGAATCGACGAACGTCTATCGCGAAGTCGGCAACAAGGTCGATCGGATCGTGTTGGAGATGGTGATGCGTTACGCCGAAGGAAATCAACAGCTCGCGGCCGAATATCTCGGTATTTCGCGCATGACGTTGCGAACGAAACTTCGCGCCCTCGGCATGCTCAGCGAACGCTCGGCGAATTAA
- a CDS encoding ATP-binding protein, with protein sequence MSKWLPKPADYAATFRTQNPWQSLGVVPAELAPDTQRPLADVLWKTLLDTSSKRHQIILGPRRVGKTTVMYQTVRQLLNRKIVADRVWWLRLDHPLLIDWDLGDMVKQIIKISRATNDAPAYVLLDELTYAKKWDLWLKTFFDEKWPIRIVGTSSATAAVRQRGTESGVGRWHEQYLAPYLFTEYLDLKRITYSVSCEQSLGQTIARLIDQDMPFDALAESRRRFLLTGGFPELLLADRRPDEASELLRSQRVLRSDALEKALYKDIPQAFNIQDPTKLERLLYIVAGQMTGVVSPNTISAGLEMAAATVERYLAYLERAFIVFTLPNFSPSEEAVQKRGKKLYFVDGAVRNAALLRGIAPLSDPAEIGILVENMAASHLRALAYQEDVRLYHWRKKGAEVDLVYDHPDDPLAFEITASRSHGHKGIHAFHEAYPKFRGSSYIVGDFEKGTHPTLDQPGTLPLDLFFLAVGCQERHALESRVRVGLDDGDGQLLLF encoded by the coding sequence ATGTCTAAATGGCTTCCAAAACCGGCCGACTATGCGGCAACATTCCGAACTCAGAATCCATGGCAGTCGCTCGGCGTGGTTCCAGCCGAGTTGGCGCCTGATACGCAGAGACCATTAGCAGATGTGCTTTGGAAGACGCTTCTCGACACCTCGTCAAAGCGACATCAAATCATCTTGGGGCCTCGGCGAGTCGGTAAGACGACCGTTATGTATCAGACAGTGCGCCAACTGTTGAATCGAAAGATCGTAGCGGATCGAGTTTGGTGGTTGCGTTTGGATCACCCTCTCCTAATTGATTGGGATTTGGGTGATATGGTCAAGCAGATCATCAAAATCTCTCGGGCTACAAACGACGCACCTGCATATGTCCTCCTTGACGAGCTGACCTATGCGAAAAAGTGGGATCTTTGGCTTAAGACGTTTTTTGACGAGAAATGGCCGATCCGTATCGTCGGCACGTCAAGCGCTACGGCAGCAGTCCGACAACGCGGAACGGAAAGCGGTGTAGGCCGATGGCACGAGCAGTATTTAGCACCCTATCTTTTTACGGAGTACCTCGACCTAAAGCGAATCACTTATTCGGTTTCGTGTGAGCAATCGCTCGGACAAACCATTGCGAGACTCATTGATCAAGACATGCCCTTCGACGCTTTGGCTGAAAGTCGAAGGCGATTTCTCCTCACCGGTGGCTTCCCGGAATTGCTACTGGCGGATAGGCGACCTGACGAGGCATCGGAACTGTTGCGATCACAGCGAGTTCTTCGATCGGACGCCCTAGAGAAAGCGTTGTATAAAGACATCCCGCAAGCATTTAATATTCAAGATCCGACAAAACTCGAACGTTTGCTTTACATCGTTGCCGGACAGATGACGGGAGTCGTTTCGCCGAATACGATCTCGGCAGGTCTCGAAATGGCCGCAGCGACAGTAGAGAGATATTTGGCATATCTCGAACGTGCCTTTATCGTCTTTACGCTTCCAAATTTCTCCCCATCCGAAGAGGCCGTTCAAAAACGTGGAAAGAAGCTTTATTTCGTCGATGGTGCCGTAAGAAATGCCGCACTTTTGCGAGGTATCGCTCCGCTTAGCGATCCGGCAGAGATTGGAATTTTGGTGGAGAACATGGCCGCAAGCCACCTTCGTGCTCTCGCCTACCAAGAAGATGTGCGTCTGTATCATTGGAGAAAAAAAGGAGCGGAAGTCGACCTCGTTTACGACCATCCGGACGATCCATTGGCATTTGAAATTACAGCTTCAAGGTCGCATGGACATAAAGGCATTCATGCCTTCCATGAGGCATATCCTAAGTTTCGGGGATCGTCCTATATTGTCGGAGACTTCGAAAAAGGAACTCATCCGACACTGGACCAGCCAGGTACCTTGCCTTTAGATCTCTTTTTTCTCGCGGTCGGCTGTCAGGAACGCCATGCACTCGAAAGCCGTGTCCGCGTCGGTCTCGACGATGGCGATGGTCAGCTACTACTGTTCTGA